One part of the Mariniblastus fucicola genome encodes these proteins:
- a CDS encoding tetratricopeptide repeat-containing sulfotransferase family protein yields MSATTSTSRNRIGNWLLKLKGNGRAIDKAKWLIDKGNRDEALQFLDHSAEVFAGCSKLKSEAANFLFRLGEFEAAVEWLRRGGISNMDEATVFRWSRKLERIGDLQLAIELLHLHVENNDHPPEHDPSEAHFRLARLYRILGDVDRNIEHVSQCLETGNYPNVLSMICSLRSDREKSLLLDRVENFKRVAELPGHYAIRINFAISDIYKHNGNYEQSAIHLGKARDEFEWKGQKLTEGKPIKPSFLIIGTMKSGTTGFYHTLCQHPHVYESVRKEARFFGNLEASKDWYFAHFPRLPEGQSGITGEATPNYYTLDIHEQIQHTLPDAKLICLMRDPATRAISQYYHGLRHGAIKRPIEKFFSENVFEELSGKSDAELETIAYQVGAGNLSFNTSLVFGLYVHYLRKWFRKFDPNRILLLTLEEFSSNQNATITKACDFLGLDRPEPLELTKPHKGIYDADDEAVQRLLPRLQEFYERPNRLLFEEFGIQFDTNH; encoded by the coding sequence ATGTCTGCTACAACCTCCACGTCGCGAAACCGAATCGGAAACTGGCTGCTGAAGCTGAAGGGAAACGGTCGCGCGATCGACAAAGCCAAATGGTTGATCGACAAAGGCAATCGAGACGAAGCTCTGCAGTTTCTGGATCATTCCGCCGAAGTCTTTGCTGGTTGCAGCAAACTCAAATCGGAGGCCGCCAACTTTTTGTTTCGGCTTGGTGAATTCGAGGCTGCCGTGGAATGGCTGCGTCGAGGTGGAATCTCGAACATGGACGAAGCCACGGTTTTTCGCTGGAGCCGAAAGCTCGAACGAATCGGCGACTTGCAGTTGGCTATCGAACTTTTGCATTTGCACGTCGAAAACAACGACCATCCACCGGAACACGATCCTTCAGAGGCACACTTTCGACTGGCGAGACTGTATCGAATTCTGGGCGATGTCGACAGAAACATCGAACACGTTTCGCAGTGTTTGGAAACCGGAAACTATCCGAACGTGCTGTCGATGATATGTTCGCTGCGAAGCGATCGGGAAAAAAGTTTGCTGCTGGATCGCGTTGAAAATTTCAAACGCGTTGCCGAGCTTCCCGGGCACTACGCGATACGAATCAATTTTGCGATCTCGGACATCTACAAGCACAACGGCAACTATGAGCAATCGGCGATCCATCTTGGGAAAGCCCGTGACGAGTTTGAATGGAAGGGTCAGAAACTCACCGAAGGCAAACCGATCAAGCCTAGCTTCCTCATCATCGGAACGATGAAAAGCGGGACCACGGGCTTCTATCACACGCTTTGCCAACACCCTCACGTGTACGAATCGGTACGAAAAGAGGCTCGCTTTTTCGGCAACTTGGAGGCTTCCAAAGACTGGTACTTCGCGCATTTCCCGCGGCTTCCCGAGGGGCAATCGGGGATCACGGGCGAAGCCACGCCGAACTATTACACGTTAGATATCCACGAGCAAATTCAACATACGTTGCCCGACGCAAAACTGATTTGCCTGATGCGTGATCCGGCAACACGCGCGATCTCACAGTACTACCACGGTCTGCGTCACGGCGCGATCAAGCGGCCGATTGAGAAGTTCTTTAGCGAGAATGTTTTTGAAGAGCTCTCCGGAAAATCAGATGCCGAGTTGGAAACGATCGCCTATCAGGTCGGAGCAGGCAACCTGTCGTTCAATACGTCTCTGGTGTTCGGGCTCTACGTGCACTACTTGAGAAAATGGTTTCGCAAGTTCGACCCGAATCGAATCCTGTTGTTGACGCTTGAAGAGTTCAGCTCAAACCAGAATGCAACGATCACCAAAGCCTGCGATTTCCTTGGGCTTGATCGCCCCGAACCGCTGGAGCTAACGAAACCGCACAAAGGCATCTACGATGCGGACGACGAAGCCGTGCAAAGGCTGTTGCCGCGATTGCAAGAGTTTTACGAACGGCCCAATCGGCTGCTGTTCGAGGAATTTGGAATTCAGTTCGACACAAATCACTAA
- a CDS encoding DUF3754 domain-containing protein, with amino-acid sequence MKHSLDDHPEMGTDQEQLVASIEDNPIARSLDSRTTFIPLRHHDLVLDLIERYQIRGQHGVLFTAMCARLQRIFHAEHLTQLLQLEEIYGPLDPDSQAVELTNRDGKIRNELTEKLFDRVSGLLFSAHYVRLERKDLERAVEVASQWGVRLEVNFDLYARLEIFARGYHVVEVQRRRWRNFFRAETIELPEFERLIMAFRLKPESVAPKPGEPLDATDKPNRRKVLTERISRLLAGNDADAMDADHVYLKTFKNIPETDLEMLLPGSKVRLSMLDRGKILLPTAMALYKISRTAAVFLAVLAVASYDNVLAVLLVLGAIGGYVIKSVLSYFRTKQKYQFGLTKSLYLKNLGNNSGVLYRILNEAEEQELLEAILGYAILWQTQRQSESTGQPFKGMTSDEMDAEVEAYLADLTSVDIDFEIFDSLGKLARLGLANVDSSGRWTAIPIDQAEKCLDDSWSRLFQVRGMRVEFDSSKGDGLFTS; translated from the coding sequence ATGAAACACTCTTTGGACGATCATCCTGAAATGGGAACGGATCAAGAGCAGCTTGTCGCATCGATCGAAGACAATCCGATTGCGCGATCGCTCGACTCGCGAACGACTTTTATTCCGCTGCGGCATCATGATTTGGTGCTCGATCTCATCGAGAGATATCAAATCCGCGGCCAACATGGCGTTCTGTTTACGGCGATGTGCGCCCGACTGCAGCGGATCTTTCATGCGGAACATCTCACGCAATTGTTGCAGCTGGAAGAAATCTACGGTCCGCTCGATCCCGATTCGCAAGCCGTTGAACTTACCAATCGAGACGGGAAGATTCGCAATGAACTGACCGAAAAACTGTTCGATCGTGTTTCCGGTTTGCTGTTCAGCGCTCATTACGTACGCCTGGAGCGGAAAGATCTGGAGCGAGCAGTCGAAGTTGCCTCTCAGTGGGGCGTGCGTTTGGAAGTTAACTTTGATCTGTACGCACGGCTGGAAATTTTCGCTCGAGGTTACCACGTCGTAGAAGTCCAGCGTCGGCGATGGCGAAACTTCTTTCGTGCAGAAACGATTGAGCTGCCTGAGTTTGAGCGGCTGATTATGGCGTTTCGCCTTAAACCCGAATCGGTGGCTCCAAAACCGGGTGAACCTCTTGATGCGACCGACAAACCGAATCGGCGAAAGGTGCTGACAGAAAGGATTTCACGTTTGTTGGCAGGCAATGATGCCGATGCGATGGACGCGGACCACGTTTACCTGAAGACTTTCAAGAACATTCCTGAAACGGATCTTGAAATGTTGCTGCCCGGTAGCAAGGTCCGGCTTTCGATGCTGGATCGTGGCAAAATTTTGTTGCCGACAGCGATGGCGCTGTACAAGATATCCCGGACAGCTGCTGTGTTTCTCGCCGTTCTGGCAGTTGCTTCGTACGACAACGTCCTCGCCGTGCTGCTTGTGCTTGGAGCAATCGGTGGATACGTGATCAAGTCGGTGTTGAGCTATTTCAGGACCAAGCAGAAATATCAATTCGGGCTGACGAAAAGTCTCTACCTGAAAAACCTCGGCAACAATTCAGGAGTGCTGTATCGGATTCTTAATGAGGCCGAAGAGCAGGAACTTTTAGAGGCGATTCTTGGCTACGCAATTCTGTGGCAGACGCAGCGGCAAAGTGAATCCACAGGCCAGCCGTTTAAAGGGATGACCAGCGACGAGATGGATGCCGAAGTTGAAGCCTATCTTGCGGACTTGACGAGCGTTGATATCGACTTTGAAATCTTCGATTCACTCGGAAAACTTGCGAGGCTCGGGCTGGCTAATGTTGATTCGTCAGGTCGTTGGACCGCGATTCCAATCGACCAGGCGGAGAAGTGCCTCGACGATAGTTGGTCGCGATTGTTTCAGGTTCGTGGGATGCGTGTCGAGTTCGACAGCTCCAAGGGGGACGGACTGTTCACGAGTTGA
- a CDS encoding radical SAM protein, which translates to MDNVASQTSPVVPLVQIGSPQQKPPSPAPVQSKPPGDPPANFADSIPIDISMEQKHAIEKRNKVVLESELWEKKLSLTPRPYLAHVQFSNFCNMSCIMCWNGANPRTKKLTPELVEKLATELGPELSVIEPYSGSEPLALTWKETLRIAKQYGVLLLMTTNAQFLTEARFHELKEFTETLYLSIDSHIPYVYEKIRLRAKTDDVFRNIGPAIKLAKEHGLECTVNIVLMTYNAAFIADSAAWFNDLGIESVNVIQMMDVNHQSHYYDALAHCSPEYVNHVKEQTIQVCRDRKMRLMWNVGYTQTFDFREDGVPTNQRKVMNDHWSWRMRYMHPGFCRQAYNRVRIEVDGNVTPCCYATEDQLKLGNLGDENFYYEVWNGVQAQDLRRGMYTGDVPSLCVNCNVRTVPDPRPNMPFVEHVETDPKWKRFFRKAVVRDVSMNATGPDHAIRLEQAPLMQLETPYKSRKLIVALAAGGETGHVVTVKVRAKIRDGVARFVFPKKAWAQLRTNVGYWWAAWQQSDDGNSIIRVDRMPCVIRHESIPRLEGSKLGYDDEGHHALVNLGADKAQRLGS; encoded by the coding sequence ATGGACAATGTAGCTTCGCAGACTTCCCCGGTCGTTCCGCTAGTACAGATCGGCTCGCCGCAGCAAAAACCGCCGTCGCCTGCACCGGTTCAGTCGAAACCGCCCGGCGATCCTCCTGCCAATTTCGCTGACTCCATTCCTATCGACATTTCGATGGAGCAGAAGCACGCGATCGAGAAAAGGAACAAGGTCGTTCTGGAGAGCGAACTCTGGGAAAAGAAACTCTCGCTCACGCCGCGACCGTATCTGGCCCACGTGCAGTTCAGCAACTTTTGCAACATGTCGTGCATCATGTGCTGGAACGGAGCCAATCCGCGAACGAAAAAACTGACTCCGGAACTGGTCGAGAAACTGGCCACCGAACTCGGACCTGAACTCTCAGTTATCGAACCGTACAGCGGCAGCGAACCTCTCGCACTCACCTGGAAAGAAACGCTACGGATCGCCAAACAGTATGGAGTGCTGCTGTTGATGACGACGAACGCCCAGTTTCTAACCGAGGCGCGGTTCCACGAACTGAAAGAGTTCACCGAAACGCTGTACCTTTCGATCGACTCTCACATCCCATACGTCTACGAGAAAATTCGACTGCGGGCCAAGACGGACGATGTGTTCCGAAACATCGGACCCGCGATCAAACTGGCCAAAGAGCATGGTCTCGAATGCACCGTGAATATCGTGTTGATGACCTACAACGCGGCTTTCATCGCTGATTCAGCCGCCTGGTTCAACGATCTTGGCATCGAATCGGTGAATGTGATTCAGATGATGGACGTGAATCACCAAAGCCATTACTACGACGCGCTGGCACATTGCTCGCCGGAGTACGTGAACCACGTCAAGGAGCAAACGATTCAGGTTTGTCGTGATCGAAAGATGCGTTTGATGTGGAACGTTGGTTACACGCAGACGTTTGATTTCCGCGAAGACGGCGTGCCCACGAATCAGCGTAAAGTGATGAACGATCACTGGAGTTGGCGGATGCGATACATGCATCCTGGCTTCTGTCGACAGGCCTACAACAGGGTGCGGATCGAAGTCGACGGAAACGTGACCCCGTGCTGCTACGCGACAGAGGATCAACTGAAGCTTGGCAACCTGGGCGACGAAAACTTCTACTATGAAGTCTGGAACGGCGTCCAGGCTCAGGATTTGCGACGAGGCATGTACACCGGAGACGTGCCGAGCCTGTGCGTGAACTGCAACGTCCGCACGGTCCCCGATCCGAGGCCCAACATGCCATTTGTCGAACACGTTGAAACGGATCCGAAGTGGAAACGCTTCTTCCGCAAGGCGGTCGTTCGCGACGTTTCGATGAATGCGACCGGGCCAGATCACGCGATCCGACTGGAACAGGCCCCGTTGATGCAGTTGGAGACTCCGTATAAATCCCGCAAACTGATTGTGGCGTTGGCTGCTGGCGGAGAGACAGGCCACGTCGTGACGGTGAAAGTTCGAGCGAAAATCAGGGACGGTGTTGCCCGTTTTGTGTTCCCGAAAAAAGCATGGGCGCAGCTTCGCACCAATGTTGGTTATTGGTGGGCGGCGTGGCAGCAATCGGACGATGGAAATTCGATCATTCGCGTCGACAGGATGCCTTGCGTGATTCGCCACGAGTCAATTCCGCGACTCGAGGGCAGCAAGCTGGGCTATGACGATGAAGGGCATCACGCGTTGGTCAACCTGGGCGCGGACAAAGCTCAAAGGTTGGGTTCCTGA
- the hemB gene encoding porphobilinogen synthase — protein sequence MTNQRYPTTRMRRVRQSDWSRRLVAENSLSVDDLIWPVFVTEGTGQSVDVASMPGVQRHSVDRLVEQVKQAADLGIPAIAIFPETDPSLKTDDAAEAWNPDNLVCRTVAAIKAAVPSVGIICDVALDPYTSHGQDGLVRDGKVVNDESVAALCDQAVVQAKAGCDIIAPSDMMDGRIGEIRMALDQEGCEDVMVMSYAAKYASAFYGPFRDAIGSKSNLSTGNVDGGGKKTYQMNPANTDVAMREVALDLDEGADMVMVKPGMPYLDIVRRVKEQFAVPTFAYQVSGEYAMLNAAAINGWLDREAVMMESLVGFKRAGCDGILTYFAIDAAKSLAQ from the coding sequence ATGACCAACCAACGCTATCCCACCACACGTATGCGACGCGTCCGACAGTCCGATTGGTCTCGCCGGCTTGTTGCAGAGAACTCGCTGTCCGTCGACGATCTGATCTGGCCAGTTTTCGTCACCGAAGGCACTGGCCAATCGGTAGACGTTGCTTCGATGCCCGGCGTCCAGCGCCACTCGGTGGATCGACTTGTTGAGCAAGTCAAACAGGCTGCCGATCTGGGCATTCCAGCAATTGCGATCTTTCCAGAAACTGATCCGTCGTTGAAGACGGACGATGCTGCGGAGGCATGGAATCCGGACAATCTCGTTTGCCGAACCGTTGCCGCGATCAAGGCCGCTGTTCCGTCGGTCGGAATCATTTGCGACGTCGCGCTCGATCCCTATACCTCGCACGGCCAAGACGGACTGGTGCGAGACGGCAAAGTCGTCAACGACGAATCCGTTGCAGCACTTTGTGACCAGGCGGTTGTCCAGGCGAAAGCCGGTTGCGACATCATCGCTCCATCGGACATGATGGATGGTCGCATCGGTGAGATCCGTATGGCCCTGGACCAGGAAGGGTGTGAGGACGTAATGGTTATGTCCTATGCGGCCAAGTATGCGTCAGCGTTCTATGGCCCCTTCCGCGACGCGATCGGATCGAAGTCCAATCTTTCCACCGGCAATGTTGATGGAGGCGGAAAAAAGACCTACCAGATGAATCCAGCCAACACGGACGTTGCCATGCGTGAAGTCGCGTTGGACCTTGATGAAGGTGCCGATATGGTGATGGTCAAACCCGGCATGCCGTATCTGGATATTGTGCGGCGGGTCAAAGAACAGTTTGCTGTTCCGACCTTCGCGTATCAGGTCAGCGGAGAGTACGCGATGCTCAACGCCGCGGCGATCAATGGCTGGCTGGATCGCGAAGCCGTCATGATGGAGAGCCTTGTCGGATTCAAGCGTGCCGGGTGCGACGGCATTTTGACTTACTTTGCAATCGATGCGGCGAAGTCGCTGGCTCAATGA
- a CDS encoding radical SAM protein: METDFVRAIMHDSKTTSRIELPLFTTEQKRDVEKLNREILEIELNENRYEFASRPHEAHIQFSNFCNMSCVMCWNGNNPKTQKLTEELVAKVADQLGPHLSLIQPYDGSEPLILTWEETRDLARKYGVQLKITTNVQFLDEEKFNELKDITQTLCLSIDTHVPEIFEKIRLRSNSGKVFKNFAETAQRCREANLECTVNVVLMMENLPFMPDTLRYFAEMGYDDVNLMQMIDINSDSNFHDPLAHFSDEFLEWVKQDCIAACKESKIRMLWNVGQMEIFDYRENPTPLDPRRKEENHFDWRMRLHFPGFCRNVMNKIRIEADGNVAPCCYATQGQLSLGNLNQQNFEEIWNGTEAKDLRRAMYCRDLPSLCTECRINEPMAPRDNLPFVAKVMQEQPEFFAGSCESDLKIISPEHVARMAEAPIFRFESPSRTPEILVAVARGGEADCVDTFRTRASFDENGIGSFAIPAELFARLKTNHGQWIAVWQAGENGTALHRCEKLQCFISHQSMQRLDGSTLGYTDEGYQPLYELGAAKPVGFAKAS, from the coding sequence ATGGAAACTGACTTTGTCAGAGCGATTATGCACGACTCAAAAACAACCAGCCGTATCGAACTGCCGCTATTCACGACTGAACAGAAACGTGACGTCGAGAAACTAAATCGGGAAATCCTCGAAATTGAACTTAACGAAAATCGCTACGAGTTTGCGTCGCGGCCTCACGAGGCGCACATCCAGTTCAGCAACTTTTGCAACATGTCATGTGTCATGTGCTGGAATGGAAACAATCCAAAAACACAAAAGCTGACCGAAGAGCTGGTCGCCAAAGTTGCTGACCAACTGGGGCCTCACCTGTCGCTGATCCAGCCCTACGACGGTAGTGAACCGTTGATCCTTACCTGGGAAGAAACAAGAGATCTGGCCCGGAAGTACGGCGTTCAGCTGAAAATCACGACCAATGTTCAATTCCTTGACGAAGAAAAATTCAACGAACTGAAGGACATCACGCAGACACTGTGTCTTTCGATTGACACGCACGTTCCGGAAATCTTTGAAAAGATTCGATTGCGTTCGAACTCGGGAAAGGTATTCAAGAACTTCGCGGAAACCGCCCAGCGATGTCGCGAAGCGAATCTGGAGTGCACGGTCAATGTGGTTTTGATGATGGAGAACCTGCCATTCATGCCCGACACGCTGAGGTATTTTGCAGAGATGGGTTACGACGATGTCAATCTGATGCAAATGATCGACATTAACAGCGACAGTAACTTTCACGATCCGCTGGCTCATTTTTCAGACGAGTTTCTGGAGTGGGTCAAGCAGGACTGCATTGCGGCGTGCAAGGAATCCAAAATCCGAATGCTGTGGAATGTTGGCCAGATGGAGATCTTTGACTATCGCGAGAATCCGACGCCACTCGATCCACGTAGAAAAGAAGAGAACCATTTCGACTGGCGCATGCGACTGCACTTTCCGGGCTTCTGCCGCAACGTGATGAACAAGATCCGCATTGAGGCCGACGGAAACGTTGCACCTTGCTGTTACGCGACGCAAGGACAGCTTTCGCTCGGCAACCTGAATCAGCAAAATTTTGAGGAGATCTGGAACGGCACCGAAGCCAAAGATTTGCGTCGGGCAATGTACTGCAGAGACCTGCCGTCGCTGTGTACCGAATGTCGCATCAACGAGCCTATGGCTCCCCGAGACAACCTGCCGTTTGTGGCCAAGGTGATGCAGGAACAGCCGGAGTTTTTCGCCGGAAGTTGCGAATCAGATCTGAAAATCATCTCACCAGAGCACGTTGCTCGCATGGCAGAGGCCCCAATCTTTCGTTTCGAAAGCCCGTCGCGAACCCCGGAAATTCTGGTAGCGGTCGCGCGTGGCGGCGAAGCGGATTGCGTGGATACGTTTCGAACGAGAGCGAGCTTTGACGAAAACGGGATTGGCTCGTTCGCGATTCCGGCTGAGCTGTTTGCACGGCTGAAAACGAATCACGGTCAATGGATTGCTGTTTGGCAAGCCGGTGAGAACGGAACGGCATTGCATCGCTGTGAGAAGTTACAGTGCTTTATCTCGCACCAATCAATGCAGCGTCTCGACGGCAGTACGTTGGGCTACACCGACGAGGGATACCAACCGCTTTATGAATTGGGGGCCGCGAAACCCGTCGGGTTTGCAAAAGCTTCGTAG
- a CDS encoding hydroxypyruvate isomerase family protein encodes MPKQTNSSRRQFMIRTGGASAVAALAVTLGERLQAQDKAAGGVKINHSVCKWCYGSVSLEDLCTAGKEFGLQSIELLQPKDIEVVQKHGLTCALVSNVAATTDKGVKVGGITKSWNRIEHHKALIEAYEKQIVATKNLGLDNVICFSGNRDGMDDELGMKNCAEGLKKLMPVAEKHGVTVTMELLNSKVNHPDYMCDHTDWGVALCEMIGSDRFKLLYDIYHMQIMEGDVIATINKNNSYFSHYHTGGVPGRNEIDETQELYYPAIMKAIQATGFKGYVAQEFIPKRADKLGSLKQGVEICSV; translated from the coding sequence ATGCCAAAGCAAACCAATTCAAGCCGTCGTCAGTTCATGATTCGCACAGGAGGAGCCTCTGCCGTTGCAGCATTGGCGGTAACTCTGGGCGAACGATTGCAAGCTCAGGATAAAGCTGCCGGTGGAGTAAAAATCAACCACTCAGTTTGCAAGTGGTGCTACGGAAGCGTATCGCTGGAAGACCTTTGCACGGCCGGTAAAGAGTTCGGACTGCAGTCGATTGAGTTGCTGCAACCGAAAGACATTGAGGTCGTTCAAAAGCACGGGCTGACTTGTGCTTTGGTTAGTAATGTCGCCGCAACGACAGACAAAGGCGTCAAGGTCGGTGGTATCACCAAATCATGGAATCGCATTGAGCACCACAAGGCTCTGATCGAAGCTTACGAAAAACAGATCGTCGCAACGAAGAATCTCGGTTTGGACAATGTGATCTGCTTTTCCGGGAACCGGGATGGCATGGACGACGAATTGGGAATGAAAAACTGTGCAGAGGGACTTAAAAAACTGATGCCGGTTGCGGAGAAGCACGGCGTCACGGTCACGATGGAGTTGCTCAACAGCAAGGTCAATCACCCGGACTACATGTGCGATCACACCGATTGGGGCGTGGCGCTTTGCGAGATGATTGGCTCGGATCGATTCAAGTTGCTCTACGACATCTATCACATGCAGATCATGGAAGGTGACGTGATCGCGACGATCAACAAAAACAACTCGTACTTCAGCCATTACCACACAGGCGGCGTTCCGGGGCGAAATGAAATTGATGAAACGCAGGAGCTTTATTATCCCGCGATCATGAAAGCGATTCAGGCAACAGGCTTCAAGGGTTACGTTGCTCAGGAATTCATTCCGAAACGCGCTGACAAGCTTGGCTCACTGAAGCAGGGTGTCGAAATTTGTAGCGTCTAG
- the rpmF gene encoding 50S ribosomal protein L32 encodes MAVPKRKHSNSRTGKRRSHHQVKAKNLTVCPKCSTRLPTHVMCPTCGFYMGRVVDNKNDEAATA; translated from the coding sequence ATGGCTGTTCCAAAGCGCAAACATTCAAACTCACGTACCGGCAAGCGTCGCTCCCATCACCAGGTGAAGGCAAAGAATCTGACGGTCTGTCCCAAGTGCAGTACTCGATTGCCAACGCACGTCATGTGCCCGACTTGTGGATTTTACATGGGTCGCGTCGTTGATAACAAGAACGACGAAGCAGCGACTGCATAG